Part of the Xanthomonas sp. SI genome is shown below.
TGGATAGGCCTGCGCCCGGCACGCGACGTGCCGATGCTCGAAGTGGAGCAGGCGGTGGCGCACGCCGAGGGCGGCCTGTTCGGCGACCGCTACGCCGGTCGCAACGGCAAGCGCGGGTTGACCCTGATCCAGGCCGAACACCTGCCGGCGATCGCCGCCTTGGCCGGCCATGCGCAGGTGGCGCCGGCGACGCTGCGGCGCAACCTGGTCGTCTCCGGCATCCCGCTGATCGCGCTGAAAGGCCGCCGTTTCCGCGTCGGCGACGTCGAGCTGGAAGGCATCGCGCCGTGCGATCCGTGCTCGCGCATGGAGCACGCGCTGGGCCCGGGCGGCTACAACGCGATGCGCGGCCATGGCGGCCTGTGCGCACGAATCGTGCACGGCGGCACGCTGCGGCTCGGCGATGCGGTGGTGGCGCTGTGAGCCGCGGCCACTGCATTCTTGCGCACGGGTTCGAGAGCGGTCCGGACGCGA
Proteins encoded:
- a CDS encoding MOSC domain-containing protein, which produces MTLNPDSPLATLLATLPRAGRVDWIGLRPARDVPMLEVEQAVAHAEGGLFGDRYAGRNGKRGLTLIQAEHLPAIAALAGHAQVAPATLRRNLVVSGIPLIALKGRRFRVGDVELEGIAPCDPCSRMEHALGPGGYNAMRGHGGLCARIVHGGTLRLGDAVVAL